TAATTCCTGATGAGCTGCCGGTACACGAGGTAGATCCTCAGCTTGTGCTTCAGAAAGCACTTGAAAACAATCCCGAAATGCTTGAATTGGAGCTGAATATTTTGCAACAACAGAGTAATGTGGACAGGGCCAACCGTGCCAGGCATTTTCAGGCTGATGTAAGTTTATCATACGGTTTGAGTAAGGATGACGGTTCATATCTGGGAAGTGGTACACTTGGTGAAGTGTACAGACCTGAGTTTGATACATACAAACAGGTTGCTGTTGGGATAAATATTCCCATTCTGGATTGGGGGCGAAACAAAGGCCGTTATGAAATGGCCAGGTCACAGCTGGAAATTGCTCAGGTCGCAGCCAGTCAGTCACTACAACAGTTTAAGCAAAATGCCATAACCAGGGCAGTTGCATTCAATATTCAGAAAAGTCGTGTGGAATCTGCGGCACTGTCAGATACTCTTGCGAACGAGAGTTATGAGCTTACAATGACCAGGTTTAGCAGTGGACAGGCAGATGTACTGCGACTTACTTCTTCACAGAAGGCAAAAGACAGTGCCCGTTTACAGTATATAAGTACGTTGTCTGACTATTGGATAAATCTCTATACCCTGCGTCAGATGACCTTATTCGATTTTGAGACCAATAATGATTTAGTGTTTGAAGAAGGAAAGGTTTTGCAACACTAAGTTTTAAGTCAGTCACTAAGTGTTATCGGATAGTTATGAAACGGTTACTTATTATCATATTCCCAATACTGATATTGCTGCACATTATACTGGGTATATGGTGGCTGGCAATTAGCTGGGCCATTATATGGTTTATAGTTTGGGTGTGTACTACATCAGTCAGCATTATTGTTCGTTTACGCAGGAAAAGTTGGTTGGTTTACCCTGTCGTTATGGTAGGTTCAGTACTGGCAGCAATAATCCTTAAGACTTTATTTTTCGGGATTTATAAGATTCCATCAGGTTCGATGGAAAGAACGATTGTGCCAGGGGACGTAGTCTGGGTTAATAACCTGATATATGGTCCACGGCTCCCATACTCGCCATACGAAATATCATGGATCAATGGTCTGGTATGGTTGATGCAAGGCAGGACGGGGGATGTCCAGGAGAAATGGTGGCCATATAGAAGGTTAAAGGGCTATACATCTCCTAAAAGAGGAGATATCTCGGTGTTCAACCATCCCAATCACAATATGATCTTTATTAAGCGTATCGTCGCACTTCCTGGCGATACACTTCAGATTACTGACGGGAAGGTGTTTGTCAATGGAGAGGAGCAGATACGTCCGGTCAAGTCTCTTTATTTTTCAAAGGTTGAGTTTAGCAACAGGGACGTTGCCTCAACTGTGATTGACAGTTTGCAATTACGGTTTTTCTCAACCGGAAGCTATAATGAAACCCCGGTCTATAGTGGAGCCTTGTTTCCTTCACAAATGGAAGATCTCCGCCATCATCCCGGAGTTCTGAACTCTGGGATAGATACATGCCGGGCTGATACAGCCTGGACAGTTTATCCACATATTGAGGATATCGACTGGACGATTGACAATTATGGACCATATCGGCTGCCATACAAGGGGATGGTAATAGAAAAGAACTCTGAGAACTTAATGCTATATGGTCAGCTTATCAGCCAGGAAGAAGAGCAGAATAAGTCCGAAGACAGGCCTGACAACAACGGGCTATTTACCTTTAGCAATGACTATTTTTTTATAATTGGTGACAATTTCCATGACAGTGAAGATTCCCGGTATTTTGGACCGGTCAGGGAGGATTATCTTATTGGAAAGGCCACCTTTATTCTTTATTCGCCATCATCAAAAGGATTCTTTTCAAAAATCATAAACAGATTGTATTAAGTATGAAAACTCTTGCCCAAAAACATTCCCTGGATTCTTGTAAGATATCCCACATAAGCAGGCATGTGGGTATGTTGCTACTTTTTGTAGTATCCCTTTCTGCCTGTAGTAAATGGTCCGATGAAACCAACCGGGCATTAAAGCTTGCTGGGGAAAACAGAGCAGAACTTGAGAAAGTTCTGCAACATTACAGTGAGGTTGATCCAAATTCTCAAAAACTAAAGGCTGCTGAGTTTCTTATTTCTAACATGGATGTTCACTATGGATATAAAAGCGCGAGCTGGGACCAATTCCAGCAGGAATTGGCTGATCTGTTTAGTAGAGAGGATAACTTTGAATTACTCGAGGAGGGGATGAGTCGGTTGTATGAAAAGTATCAAATGCTTTTAAGAGATATTAGATATGAGTCGGATTTGAGGACGGTAACTGCTGATTTCCTTATATATAATATAGAGAAAGCTTTTGAAAGCTGGAGTGGTCCTTATGCTAATCAACTTAGTTTCGATGAGTTTTGTGAGTATTTGCTGCCCTACAGGGCAGCAAATGAGCCGATTAGTGATTGGAGAAGGGAGTTTGAGGAGAATTATATTCCCGAATTGTATGATAGGGCTGCAGTGCGGAAAGACTCTTTAAGTGCGGAGGATCTTTGCAACCTTATAAAGTCTTATCCTTATGGAAATCTATCAATAGTAGGAGGGAGGTTGCCTGATTATAATTCATATCTGCTTTCCATACTGCGTATGGGAAGTTGTAAACACTATTGTTCACAGGCAATCCTAGCCTCAAGATGTCTGGGAGTTCCGGTGGCTCTGGACTATACACCTCAATGGGCAACACGTAGCCTTGGTCATGAGTGGAATGTACTGATCTGTGACAGCAAGAGACCACTAAGTTTTGGAATTGGAGATGACTGCGCCCTGGGAGAGCATGTAGAAAGAATACCCGACAGGAAGGCTCCAAAAGTATATAGACAAACCTTCTCAAAGCAAAAGGAGAGTTTGATGATGCTACGGGGAAATGAAGAGATTCCGGGATCATTGTCATCACCCTGCATGAAGGATGTAACTGACCTCTACTATGATTGTACCAGTATTACAGTTGATTTTGATTTCAGACCCCCAGGTAAGAATAAGTTTGCTTACCTGGCCGTTTTTGATAATAAGGAATGGATCCCAGTCGCCTGGGCCAGAGTAAAGGGCGGGAGAGCTACTTTTAGTAAGATCAATAAGGAAATAATGTATTTGCCCGGTTATTTCTCAGAAGGGCGATTTATCCCAGCTGCCGATCCTATAATGGTTGATAGTTTGGGTAATTCAATTCCGGTTAGGTTTGATGCCGTGAATAAACAGACAGTAGTCCTGTACAGAAAATATCAAAATGCACTGGTGGAAGGGAAATGTGAGGATATGACAGGAGGCAGGTTCCAGGTAGCTAATAAGCCTGACTTCAGTGATGCTGTTGATATTGCCGTGATAGATGAACTGCCTGAATCCTGCTACCACATAATTAAGCCTGAGACAGAGGGTAGCTACAAATACTTTCGCTATCTGGCACGTTCGGGTGCGCTTGGAACAATAGCCGAACTTGAAGTATATGAGTTGGATAAAAAGCTCAGCGGAAAGATTATAGGAACAGAGCAGGATATCCCATATTTTACAAAGGAGAAGGCCTTTGATGGTGACCCACTTACAAGTTTTAACAAGTGGGGGATGGATGAGGTATGGCTTGGATTGGAGTTTGATAGTCCAAAGAAGATCACCAAACTTGTTTATCTGCCTGGCAATGATGACAACTGCATACGTGATGGTGAGTTGTATGAGCTATTTTACTGGGACAAGACGTGGAAGTCATTGGGACAGCAGTACGGTTCTGCTGAAACCTATAGACTGAGCTATGAGAATGTTCCGTCTGGGGCTCTTTTCCTTCTGCGCAACCATACAAAGGGTGTTGAAGAGCGAATTTTTACATATGAAAATAACAAGCAAGTATGGTGGTAGATATGAAAAGACGCAAATGCCCAGACCATTGGGCAGGTAAGAATACAATTTACAAAGGATACACTTAGGTTACCTGGTGTTAACAAGTAGTAAATGCGTGATGACTTTTTATTCCTAGCCAGACAGCAAGGACACCCAGAATAATACTCAGAAGGATATAAAGGAGGGCAATTCTGCTATTGCCATGCTCAATTAGGGTTAGATTCTCTGCAGCAAAAGTTGAGAAAGTGGTGTAGGCACCGCAGAAACCAGTAACAAAGAGCAATCTTATGTCATTACTGTTTTGAGATGAAGAACTCAACCACCCGATAAGGACTCCAATCAGGAAGCAACCTGAAATATTCACAAGGAAAGTGGCCAGGGGGAAGTTCCCTATGTAGTATTTTGAGGTGACGACAGAGGCTAAATATCTGAATATAGCACCAAGTGCACCACCTAAGCCTACAAAAAAGAGCTGCTTCATCCTATTAGATCACTGGTTAACACTGATGAGATGCATTTCGAGGGTATCATAAAAACGCGTCACCATTATTTACTTGCAGTGCAATATTAACGCTTCTGTGGATATAATAGCGGATTCCGAACGGCAAAATTAGGGTATTCGTCGATTATTTTGGATTATTGCGATAACCTCTTGTATGTTTAACTATCAATTTGGCTGCTTAACCAATCAGTCTAACAACAAAAACGTCTAATTATGAAAAGAGTATTATTAGTGTTAATGGCAGTTGCATTTGCTGCAGCTTCATACGGACAAGGCTTCGCAGGATCATGGAAGCTCAATGCTTCAAAGAGCAAACTGAATGACCAGTTCAGCATGGCTCCAAAATCACTTAAGGTTACTCAAAACGGAAATGCTTTTGAAGTAGCAAAGACTGTTGAATTTCAGGGACAATCCAATGAGACAGTTGAGAAGTACACACTTGATGGCAAGGAATGTACAAATGCAGGCTTTATGAATTCTACAAAGAAATCAAAAGCTACTATTTCTGCAGACAAGAAAGTTGTTACTATCAAGAGTACTATTGCCACTGATAACGGAAATATTGAATCAGAAGAGATATTTTCTCTAAAGGATGGCGGTCTGGTATTTGAGACCAAGACCAAGTCTTCATGGGGTGATATGTCAGAAACTGGTTTCTACGAAAAGAAATAAGCTGCTTGTTGGGAGTCAGTGTTGGGGCTGTCTCAGAACTAATTCTGGGGCAGCCTCTTTTTGTGTTGATTTCAGGACACCACTTTGTTCACTAATGGGTTAATATGTGCCGTATAATTTTGTGGGAAGGATTGTGAATCCGGCAGGATTCACAATCACTATTTATTAGTATTTGAATACAGGTCTTCCCGCGTCGTCAAAGTTGACAACCATCACACGGGCATGACGGTTTGGGTCGTAGAGGGGATCACCGACAATTTCCTCGTAATCACGGGCATGATAAATACTCAATGGAGTGATTCCGTCTTCTGCAACAGTAAAGCTGTTATGTCCGGGACCATAAATTCCTTTTTCAGCATCAGTAGCAAGTACGGGATACCTTGATTTCTTCCAAGAGTTGCGGTCAAGCAGGTCTGCGTTTTCATCTGCTTCGAGCAGACCCATGCAATAGCAGGCTCCTGTTGCACTACATGAGAAGGTAATATATATCTTGCCAGCATACCTGATAACAGCAGGTCCTTCATTTACCCAGAATCCTACCCTTTCCCAGTCGTAATCTGGTGTAGTAAGCATAAACTGAACAGTCTTCAGCTTGTTGGGAGATTCCATCTCGGCTATATAGAGGTTGGATGCGGCAAACTGACCTCCTGTCTTCTCTGCCCATATAAAGTACCTTTTCCCATTAAGTTCGAAAGTTGTGCCGTCAAGCGAAAAGTCTGTGAATGACTTTGGATCGTCGTCGGCAGCCTGCATCATACCTAGTTCAATCCATTCATCATTTAACGGGTCCTGGCCTGTGCATTCCAGGACAAAGGGACGAAGTTTCCAAATATCATCGCGCTCACTTGAGGCAAAATAGATATACCATTTGCCGTCTATATAATGAATCTCTGGAGCCCAGATGTGGTAACTCATTGGTCCAGATTCATGTCTGAACCACACATCAAAGGTTGCTGCATTTTTTAACTCCTCGATTGTCTTAGCTCTGCGCAGTTCTATGCGGTCGTATGTGGGAACCGATCCGGTAAAATAGTAATAGCCGTCTGTGTGTTTGTATATAAATGGATCAGCCCTTTGCTCAATCAATACTTCAGTTGGGTTCAAGGAGTATGTGTAGCTGGTAGCTTTCGACTCGGATCTCGGCTCTTCTTTGGGTCCGCAACATCCAGTAGACAAGATGCCCATACTCACAATACTCATATAAATGACACGACTGGTAACGCGTTTAGTATTTTTCATATCCTTACATTATTTCCGGTTCATGATTAACGAATATAGTCAAACTTGAAAATTAATCCGAAAATTACCTGAAAATTATTCTGATATGAGGCTGGCGGCCAGCCCTCAAGGGAGTAATAATGTGAGGTGCAATTATATGCTCTACAAATTAGAGTAGGCGGCGCTTGATCCCTTCCATATACAGCGGATAGGGCTGCATAAAATGTTCTACATGCAGAAGCAGGTGGTATTATTATTTTTATTGCATTGTGTTGCGTAGCTATGGAGATAATTAGATTTCTATATGATTATGGGATAAGCATTGAGTCGGCGTTAAGCAAACTGGCTGCATTGTTTTGCAATGAGTGTTGTATTAATCTGGATTTGTTTGCAACTTTGATAAGAATGAAGCTCAAATACTTTACTTAATACTACTGATATGGCAAAAAAGAAAATTACAAAGGTTGAAGAAGGAACTTCTTCTCAGGCTGAACCAAAGAAGTTTGTCCCTACCGAAGAGGCTAAGGGCAAAGCCACCCGTCTGCGAGTTATTGCAGGACTGCTGTGGTTGCTGGCACTTGGTGCTCAGGCTGGAGCAATTGCTTTATTGTTCAAGCAGCCGGTCAATATGATGTGGATTATCATACTGATTGCTGTCGATCTGGCCCTGGCTGTATCCGGTTCGATTCTGTGGAAGAAATCCAATCGTCTAGATCCTGCTTCAAAGTCCAACAAGTTCATGTTCTTTATGCAGAGCCAGCTTGGTTTGGTAGTTGCTGTAATAGCCTTTTTGCCTTTCATTATTTTCGTACTTGGCAGCAAGAATATTGATGCCAAGCAGAAAGGTATTCTTGGCGGAATTGCAGCAGTGGCTCTTGTAATAGCAGGTATCACAGGTGTTGATTTTAATCCCCCGTCAGTTGAGGAATATACCGAGCAGACAGCAAGGGTAGAAGAGCTGACCGGAAAGAATGAAGTGTACTGGACCAAGTCCGGCTCCAAGTATCACCTGTATGATGACTGCCATTCAATCAATAGAGACGCAACAACCGAGATTTTTGCAGGCACAGTGGCCAAGGCTCGCGAATTGAAGAATATCACCGAGCTCTGCAAATTCTGTGAAAACAGGTCAGTCAAAGAAAAAGAAGCAGTTCCGGTTTCCGAACCCGAAGCTGAATCCATCCTTGAAGGAGTACTTGAGACAATTGAAGAATAATAACAACCAATAGACTACAATAATGCGAACCCTAACCTACTTAGCAGCAATTTTGCTACTGTGTTTTACCACAGGTTGTCGTGATCTGACAGGTAACAAGAGTCAGATTGCCTTTAAAGTCCTTCTTGAAAGACTAAATAAAATAAAAGCAGTAGAAGGTTTAGTTGTACTTGATGCTTCAAACCCTGATCATCAATTGCTTATAGAGGAAATTATAAGCAACCAGAAAGAAGCTAACCTCCCTTTAGTAAACCAGCTTTGTAAAGCCTGGATAGAGTATGCCTTAAGCACAGACGATGGCATTGAACTGAGAGTGTCGGATAGATGGAGATTCCGTGAATATCAGTTGTTGGTATATGATAGGGAGGTTACAATAGAACGTTATAAGCCGGTATATATTCTCGAGTCAATCCCTAAGGAGGGAGTAGTTACGAAAGTGATCATCAAGGTTAACAAAATCACTGGACTGTTATCAGAATTTAGTAGCGTACATATTGAACTAGCCCAGTAGGCTCCTTAAACGTATTGTCTATAAACCTTAAAGAAAGTTCACATACCATCCGGGCTATACTTGATAGCAATATCCTTCTTTTCAAGGACTAAGGCATGGGTCAAACTTGCCATAAGTTAAGGCTACAGTAAAAGGATATTGGTATATTTATTACTCTTGAAGGGTCGGCGTTGCATAAAATAAATGCCCCAGGATTGCCTGGGGCATTAATTTTTATAAAACGGTCAAAGTTATTCGCCTGCTTCTTTGAGGAAGAATTCAGCCATTTTTTTCATCGTATCATCATTGAATGTTACAGGGCCGTGTTGACCTTCAGGAACAGATATAAACTCTGTCAACAATCCTTTTTCTTTCAATGCCTCAGAGAAATATACGCTTTGGCAGTGAGGCACAACATTGTCAGCCTGTCCGTGTATAACGAGAAACTTGGGATCGTTCTCGTCAATAAAGGTCATGGGGTTAAGAAGAGCTATCATCTCAAGGTTGTCTGCCGGATTGCCTCTGATTAGGGCAGCCTCGGGAGAGTTCCCTTCATTGGGTTTCTCGCACTCGCTCATACGGGTCATGTCGATAGGACCAAACCAATCTACTACAGCGCTGACATCACTGCTGACTTCGGTGAACTGTCCCACATTGCCTTCGATATCAACAGTTGTACTACCTACAGTGTATTGCCTTACGTTGTTAGTTGTACCAGCCAATGAAGCAAGATGGCCACCGGAAGAGAAGCCTGTGATACCGATGAATGATGCGTCAATCTGATACTTGTCGGCATTAGCACGTATATAGCGAATTGCAGCCTTGACGTCGTTAATTTGTGCAGGATAGGGGGCGTCACCACTTGAACGGTGGTTGATTGATATCACTGCAAAACCGCTCTCGAGCAGGGGCTTTCCAAGAGCGTTATAAGCAAATTGTTTCATATTGTTGGCAAACCATGCACTACCATAAATAACGATTACCGCCTTATAAGAAGGTTTTTCTACATCGGGCAAATAGATATCAAGGTTGTGGCATTCCAGTTCATCACCGGCATAATTGAGGTTAAGCCATTGTCTTTCTGTGTTTTGTCCAAAGCAGCCAACAAAACTAAATACAGCAACCAATGTTGCGATAACGATTTTTTTCATGCTTTTTTGTTATGTGTGAATTCTAAGTGTGTATTACAAAATAAGGTCGCACCTATATTCAAGATTGTCAAGTTTTGCTCCTAAACTCTTATAGAATTCAATTGAGTTTGTATTCCACTCAGATACCTGCCATCTGACTTTATGGCAATTTTGGGATCTGGCAAAACTGATAACCTCGTTGATTAGTTTGGTTCCCAAGCCTAGTCCACGATATTCTGGTTTTACATAAAGGTCATCCATGTACACTGATTTACCTGTAAAGGTGTAGTATGCAAAAAAGTAGGTGGCATAGCCTATCATATCCCCTTGTTCATTGAAGGCTCCAAATCCGTTGATATATTCATGCTCAGCCTCCATCTTCTCAAGAGTATTGGTCATAGAGTCCAGGTGTTTCTCGTATTCAGCAAATTCAGTGAATAATGCAAGTAATGCCGGATAATCAGTTACTTGTAGTGGTCTGATTGTTAAGTTCATTTTATCAGTTTATCAGTGTGAATGTATTCAACATCTCCTTTTTTACCAAGTGTTTTGGCTTGCGTAAGACTATAAAGTGGCAGCAAATAAAAAAACTGATTGGATGAATGTTTGAAGAATTATTTGGGGTAGATGAAAATAAAAATCTCCGGCAGGTCTTGCCGGAGATTTTGTTTGGTTGGAACCTTTAAATAAGAGGTGTGTTATGAGGGACTATCATAAATGTAATCTTAAGCATGATTCCAATTGAGATCAGCAAGATTACTATAAAGGATACAATGAGCTTTGCACCTTTCAGGTTGGATGATACTTTGAAAGCGTTGAACATCAATGCGACCAGCCATACTGTGAGAACCATTGTGAGGATAAGGAGCAGTACTGCAAATAGTATCTGAGCCCCTGTTATTTCAACCGGGTTTCCGGTATTTGTAGTTATCCACAGAAGGAATTTGCCAAATGTCTCAAGTACCCCGGTGAATCCGGTGAATGAGGCAATTAGGTAAGGAGCACGTGCAAGGGCCTGAGTTCCGAAAATATCTATGGCTCGAACCGAGGACTTTGACAGTACTAGAGCAGCAATGTAAAACAGGACAGAAACCACAAGCCAGTTGGCCAGGTTTTGCACCAGGTAAACCCAGAGTGGAAGCCCGATAGCAACCTTGACAGAAATCGGGTCGGGGAAGTGGATATGGCTGAAATAACTTACAGCCGTCGTAGCCAGCATAATTGCAAGTCCGATTAACAGTGACTTTGAACCGGCTACATACAGAAATGGGTTAAAGAGTCTTTTGATCATCACTTTGTAGTTTTTCGATTGTACTAATAAGGTCATCAAGCATATTTCTAACAGTAGGGTAGCTAAGGCCCAGCCTGGAGGCCATAAGCTTCAGGCTACCGCTGCTTTTTACAAAATCCAGAACAAACTCCTGGTCCTTGGCATCAAGTTTTAGAAGTACCGGCAGGTCATACTGCCCGGTAATGGTCGTAT
The genomic region above belongs to Xiashengella succiniciproducens and contains:
- the lepB gene encoding signal peptidase I, with the translated sequence MKRLLIIIFPILILLHIILGIWWLAISWAIIWFIVWVCTTSVSIIVRLRRKSWLVYPVVMVGSVLAAIILKTLFFGIYKIPSGSMERTIVPGDVVWVNNLIYGPRLPYSPYEISWINGLVWLMQGRTGDVQEKWWPYRRLKGYTSPKRGDISVFNHPNHNMIFIKRIVALPGDTLQITDGKVFVNGEEQIRPVKSLYFSKVEFSNRDVASTVIDSLQLRFFSTGSYNETPVYSGALFPSQMEDLRHHPGVLNSGIDTCRADTAWTVYPHIEDIDWTIDNYGPYRLPYKGMVIEKNSENLMLYGQLISQEEEQNKSEDRPDNNGLFTFSNDYFFIIGDNFHDSEDSRYFGPVREDYLIGKATFILYSPSSKGFFSKIINRLY
- a CDS encoding discoidin domain-containing protein; translated protein: MKTLAQKHSLDSCKISHISRHVGMLLLFVVSLSACSKWSDETNRALKLAGENRAELEKVLQHYSEVDPNSQKLKAAEFLISNMDVHYGYKSASWDQFQQELADLFSREDNFELLEEGMSRLYEKYQMLLRDIRYESDLRTVTADFLIYNIEKAFESWSGPYANQLSFDEFCEYLLPYRAANEPISDWRREFEENYIPELYDRAAVRKDSLSAEDLCNLIKSYPYGNLSIVGGRLPDYNSYLLSILRMGSCKHYCSQAILASRCLGVPVALDYTPQWATRSLGHEWNVLICDSKRPLSFGIGDDCALGEHVERIPDRKAPKVYRQTFSKQKESLMMLRGNEEIPGSLSSPCMKDVTDLYYDCTSITVDFDFRPPGKNKFAYLAVFDNKEWIPVAWARVKGGRATFSKINKEIMYLPGYFSEGRFIPAADPIMVDSLGNSIPVRFDAVNKQTVVLYRKYQNALVEGKCEDMTGGRFQVANKPDFSDAVDIAVIDELPESCYHIIKPETEGSYKYFRYLARSGALGTIAELEVYELDKKLSGKIIGTEQDIPYFTKEKAFDGDPLTSFNKWGMDEVWLGLEFDSPKKITKLVYLPGNDDNCIRDGELYELFYWDKTWKSLGQQYGSAETYRLSYENVPSGALFLLRNHTKGVEERIFTYENNKQVWW
- the crcB gene encoding fluoride efflux transporter CrcB → MKQLFFVGLGGALGAIFRYLASVVTSKYYIGNFPLATFLVNISGCFLIGVLIGWLSSSSQNSNDIRLLFVTGFCGAYTTFSTFAAENLTLIEHGNSRIALLYILLSIILGVLAVWLGIKSHHAFTTC
- a CDS encoding glycoside hydrolase family 43 protein encodes the protein MKNTKRVTSRVIYMSIVSMGILSTGCCGPKEEPRSESKATSYTYSLNPTEVLIEQRADPFIYKHTDGYYYFTGSVPTYDRIELRRAKTIEELKNAATFDVWFRHESGPMSYHIWAPEIHYIDGKWYIYFASSERDDIWKLRPFVLECTGQDPLNDEWIELGMMQAADDDPKSFTDFSLDGTTFELNGKRYFIWAEKTGGQFAASNLYIAEMESPNKLKTVQFMLTTPDYDWERVGFWVNEGPAVIRYAGKIYITFSCSATGACYCMGLLEADENADLLDRNSWKKSRYPVLATDAEKGIYGPGHNSFTVAEDGITPLSIYHARDYEEIVGDPLYDPNRHARVMVVNFDDAGRPVFKY
- a CDS encoding alpha/beta hydrolase — protein: MKKIVIATLVAVFSFVGCFGQNTERQWLNLNYAGDELECHNLDIYLPDVEKPSYKAVIVIYGSAWFANNMKQFAYNALGKPLLESGFAVISINHRSSGDAPYPAQINDVKAAIRYIRANADKYQIDASFIGITGFSSGGHLASLAGTTNNVRQYTVGSTTVDIEGNVGQFTEVSSDVSAVVDWFGPIDMTRMSECEKPNEGNSPEAALIRGNPADNLEMIALLNPMTFIDENDPKFLVIHGQADNVVPHCQSVYFSEALKEKGLLTEFISVPEGQHGPVTFNDDTMKKMAEFFLKEAGE
- a CDS encoding GNAT family N-acetyltransferase, which translates into the protein MNLTIRPLQVTDYPALLALFTEFAEYEKHLDSMTNTLEKMEAEHEYINGFGAFNEQGDMIGYATYFFAYYTFTGKSVYMDDLYVKPEYRGLGLGTKLINEVISFARSQNCHKVRWQVSEWNTNSIEFYKSLGAKLDNLEYRCDLIL
- a CDS encoding DUF2089 family protein, translating into MEKKLPILCPSCGSDLQVQSLKCCDCDTTITGQYDLPVLLKLDAKDQEFVLDFVKSSGSLKLMASRLGLSYPTVRNMLDDLISTIEKLQSDDQKTL